The DNA region CGAATTAGTCCTCGATTGTCATAAAGGAAAAACCGGTCATACGGATGTATACGGACGAATGGCATGGGATGACGTTGCCCCGACGCTTACGAGCCGCTGTGCGAGCCTTTCAAACGGGAGATACGGTCATCCGGAACAAGACAGGGCAATTTCTCTGCGTGAAGCAGCCGCACTTCAAACATTTCCAGACGACTATATTTTTTACGGCAACAATGTATCCATTGGAAAACAGATCGGAAATGCCGTTCCCGTAAAACTCGCCGAGGTATTCGGGGAATATATCCTTAGTAACAGTAAAAAATAAGATTTCGTTTTTGAACTTTTCCAGCCACACTAAAAATAATGTGATGTACATCACATAATTTCCACGAATTATGTGATGAAACCCACACGATTATTTTAAAGACCGAATATTCACGTGCGGATGAATTCCCATAACCGTTCATATACCTCGAAAATAAGATTTCTCCACCGCAGTCACGCCCCGCATCCTGAATCAAAAATAAGAGATATCTTTACTCCCTAAGCAAGGAGCCGCCGGGGCGGCGACAGGATTTGCCCGAACGTTCCCGATGAGGGAGGAGCAAGACTGCAAAGCAGGCTTGCGAGAGTGAGGAACAGCAAATCCGATTCGTCTCGCCCGAAGGGCGGATTTGCGCCGATTCGCGGTGGGATTTCTCTTGTGTCCGCACCCAGCCATACCCTTCCCGAAACGCGGTAAAATATCCCACATACCTCCGTTCCATGTAACTAACCTATTGCTTAAACAAAGCACAACCATCCCCCCATCCTCAAATAAACAAAATCCTTCTTATTCCCATCTCGCGAAGAGGCCATTCAACAAAGACCGGACGGAAATCCTCAAAAAAACACATCTATAATCTGCATAATTCTCAGAAAAGATTCTGAAAATATCCGAGACATCTCATCCAAGCAGGCAATCCATTAAATATCATTACATCAATCATTCCATCAATGAATCTGTAAAGGAAAAGATCGTGTACCCCTACATAGAGAACATCAAAAAACATCCGATCACTGCATTTTTCCTGATCGCCTTTGCCATTTCCTGGATCATCTGGAGCATACCCCTCGTCATTCCTCTCAATACACCCGCATATATGATGCTCATCTGCGTCATAGGTGCATTCGGTCCGGCACTCAGCGCCGTACTCATCGCCAAACTCCTGAAACCCGCACAAATCGCCGTCCCACGATGGAAAAATATCCTCCGGTTCGCCGTCCTCTTCTGTATCATCCTGCCGTTCGCTCTTTTCTGGCCCATGCTCAACGGCAGTCTCGCTGACCCCGTCTTCCTTCTCCTCTGCAGTATCCTTGCCGCCCTCTCCGCCTTCGTCATAACCCGGATCTTCTCCCGTACCGTTGGTGTTCAGGATCTCATGCGTTCACTGGGGCAGTGGCGGGTAAAACCGGTATGGTATCTCTTCGCTCTCGCCGTATGGCCGCTGCTCCTCATCCTCAGCAGTGTAATCGATCTGCTGTACAGCGGACAATCCTTCTCGACATACAT from Methanocorpusculum labreanum Z includes:
- a CDS encoding CPBP family intramembrane glutamic endopeptidase; the encoded protein is MYPYIENIKKHPITAFFLIAFAISWIIWSIPLVIPLNTPAYMMLICVIGAFGPALSAVLIAKLLKPAQIAVPRWKNILRFAVLFCIILPFALFWPMLNGSLADPVFLLLCSILAALSAFVITRIFSRTVGVQDLMRSLGQWRVKPVWYLFALAVWPLLLILSSVIDLLYSGQSFSTYISGMESIRPLSAVILFFTILLIGGPLQEEPGWRGFALPRLQFLFNPIVASIILGFFWQFWHVPLYFTGFYPFDMADIIARFVWFLPGVLIVTWLYNRSRGSLLILVLFHASIDAFPQILPAQTANAGNIFNVLLLILAVIFVFTDKMWKKRTPVPDNSQSKE